One genomic segment of Pseudomonas sp. RU47 includes these proteins:
- a CDS encoding branched-chain amino acid ABC transporter substrate-binding protein: MTKATKQISKLFAAMVLAGVASHSFAADTIKIGIAGPKTGPVAQYGDMQFSGAKMAIEQINAKGGVDGKKLEAVEYDDACDPKQAVAVANKVVNDGVKFVVGHLCSSSTQPASDIYEDEGVIMITPAATSPDITARGYKMIFRTIGLDSAQGPAAGNYIADHVKPKIVGVLHDKQQYGEGIATAVKSTLEKKGTKVAVFEGVNAGDKDFSAIIAKLKQANVDFVYYGGYHPELGLILRQAQEKGLKAKFMGPEGVGNDSITQIAKDAAEGLLVTLPKSFDQDPANIALADAFKAKKEDPSGPFVFPSYSAVEVIAEGIKAAKSEDASKVAEAIHAGTFKTPTGDLSFDAKGDLKDFKFVVYEWHNGKPKTEVSPQ, from the coding sequence ATGACTAAGGCTACTAAGCAGATTTCCAAACTGTTTGCCGCTATGGTTCTGGCCGGGGTTGCCAGCCATTCGTTCGCAGCTGACACCATCAAAATCGGTATCGCCGGTCCTAAAACCGGTCCAGTAGCCCAGTACGGCGACATGCAGTTCAGCGGCGCAAAAATGGCCATTGAGCAAATCAACGCCAAGGGCGGCGTCGACGGCAAGAAACTCGAAGCCGTTGAATACGACGATGCCTGCGATCCAAAACAAGCGGTAGCCGTTGCGAACAAAGTCGTCAACGACGGCGTCAAGTTCGTGGTCGGTCACCTGTGCTCCAGCTCCACTCAACCGGCTTCGGACATCTACGAAGACGAAGGCGTGATCATGATCACCCCGGCTGCCACCAGCCCGGACATCACCGCCCGTGGTTACAAAATGATCTTCCGTACTATTGGTCTCGACAGCGCCCAGGGCCCTGCCGCCGGTAACTACATTGCCGATCACGTCAAACCGAAAATCGTCGGCGTACTGCACGACAAACAGCAGTACGGTGAAGGCATCGCCACCGCGGTGAAATCGACTCTCGAGAAGAAAGGCACCAAGGTTGCCGTGTTCGAAGGCGTCAACGCCGGCGACAAAGACTTCTCGGCGATCATCGCCAAACTCAAACAAGCCAACGTCGACTTCGTTTACTACGGCGGCTACCACCCGGAGCTGGGTCTGATCCTGCGTCAGGCACAGGAAAAGGGCCTGAAAGCCAAGTTCATGGGTCCGGAAGGCGTGGGTAACGACTCGATCACCCAGATCGCCAAAGACGCAGCCGAAGGCCTGCTGGTGACCCTGCCGAAATCCTTCGACCAGGATCCAGCCAACATCGCCCTGGCCGATGCCTTCAAAGCGAAGAAAGAAGATCCGAGCGGTCCGTTCGTGTTCCCGTCCTACTCGGCGGTTGAAGTGATTGCCGAAGGCATCAAGGCAGCCAAGTCCGAAGACGCGAGCAAAGTGGCTGAAGCCATCCACGCCGGTACCTTCAAGACCCCGACTGGCGACCTGAGCTTCGACGCCAAGGGCGACCTGAAAGACTTCAAATTCGTGGTTTACGAGTGGCACAACGGCAAACCTAAAACTGAAGTTTCGCCTCAGTAA
- a CDS encoding putative bifunctional diguanylate cyclase/phosphodiesterase encodes MEWLGLQFVTELPESGQVILDCSHNPLLVMVAYLVACAASFATLDMAERVVNAEDPGSRRIWRWIGATCLAGGIWAMHFIGMLAFQTPIDIQYDLGITLFSLLIALLASWLAMQTLSEAQPSALHCLKTAFVIGLGIAGMHYVGMAAMKSSATAYYQPGLFALSVAIAIGASFAALWVARYLSEGGGVAHQLLKYSAALILGAGIISMHFTGMAALDLVLPEGGLTASGGDNGHLQLGLTVALIILLILGSAISAALADKKLQNKEEDLRRVNALLSQLDQARMSLQQAANYDALTNLINRRGFNQIFAEKLCQKATEGGMLAVMFLDIDHFKRINDSLGHDAGDELLKVIAQHIKGSVRSHEDVVARFGGDEFCILINLHDREEARNMAQRIMLKMKEPIELAGRRMVMTTSIGISLFPEDGSTCEELLKHADLALYQSKGAGRNGLHFFSSNLKTRASFELQLEEELRHALREENGLTLYYQPIFELKTGRVTKLEALIRWQHPLHGLLTPDRFITIAENNGLIAELDNWVLRRACKDLGELSRHGCEELKIAWNCSPLNLAREELATEIESALRTAGVAPERLELEVTENALMGNIANTLVLLRQIRALGVSLSIDDFGTGYSSLAYLKRLPLNTLKIDRSFILDIPTATADMEIVQAIIVMAHTLHLQVVTEGVESLEQYEFLERSGCDFIQGYLLSRPVPLDELRPVLEEINQRKHSHALNPLILARGTFAPVSLDPAPKSPAPHAGASIVRPIR; translated from the coding sequence ATGGAGTGGCTTGGTTTGCAGTTTGTTACCGAGCTGCCGGAGAGCGGGCAGGTCATCCTCGATTGCAGTCACAACCCTCTCCTGGTGATGGTTGCGTATCTGGTCGCCTGCGCAGCCAGTTTCGCCACTCTGGATATGGCTGAGCGCGTTGTAAATGCCGAAGATCCGGGGTCGCGGCGGATCTGGCGCTGGATCGGCGCGACCTGCTTGGCCGGCGGCATCTGGGCCATGCATTTCATCGGCATGCTGGCTTTCCAGACACCGATCGACATTCAGTACGACCTTGGCATCACCCTTTTCTCGTTGCTGATTGCCCTGCTCGCCTCTTGGCTGGCCATGCAAACCCTGAGCGAAGCGCAGCCGAGTGCATTGCATTGCTTGAAAACCGCGTTTGTCATCGGTCTGGGCATCGCCGGCATGCATTACGTTGGCATGGCGGCGATGAAGTCGAGCGCCACCGCCTACTATCAGCCAGGACTGTTCGCGCTGTCTGTGGCGATCGCCATCGGCGCCAGTTTCGCCGCGCTGTGGGTGGCCCGCTATCTGAGCGAAGGCGGCGGCGTGGCGCATCAGTTGCTCAAGTACAGCGCTGCGCTGATTCTCGGCGCCGGCATCATCAGCATGCATTTCACCGGCATGGCTGCGCTGGATCTGGTTCTTCCCGAGGGAGGCCTGACAGCGAGCGGCGGCGATAACGGGCATCTGCAACTGGGCCTGACCGTGGCGCTGATCATCCTGCTGATCCTTGGCAGTGCGATCAGTGCAGCGCTGGCCGACAAGAAACTGCAGAACAAAGAAGAGGATCTGCGCCGGGTCAACGCCCTGCTTAGCCAGCTCGATCAGGCGCGCATGTCGCTGCAACAAGCGGCCAACTACGACGCCCTGACCAACCTGATCAACCGCCGCGGGTTCAACCAGATCTTCGCCGAGAAACTCTGCCAGAAAGCCACCGAGGGCGGCATGCTCGCGGTGATGTTCCTCGACATCGACCACTTCAAGCGGATCAACGACAGCCTCGGTCACGACGCCGGTGACGAACTGCTCAAGGTAATCGCCCAGCACATCAAAGGCTCGGTGCGCAGCCATGAAGACGTGGTCGCGCGTTTCGGCGGCGACGAGTTCTGCATCCTCATCAACCTGCATGACCGCGAAGAAGCCCGCAATATGGCCCAGCGCATCATGCTCAAAATGAAGGAGCCGATCGAACTGGCCGGGCGCCGCATGGTGATGACCACCAGCATCGGCATCAGTCTGTTTCCGGAAGACGGCAGCACCTGCGAAGAACTGCTCAAGCACGCCGATCTGGCGTTGTATCAATCCAAAGGCGCGGGACGTAATGGCCTGCACTTTTTCAGTTCCAACCTCAAGACCCGCGCCAGTTTCGAGCTGCAACTGGAAGAAGAACTGCGCCATGCCCTGCGCGAAGAAAACGGTCTGACGCTCTATTACCAACCGATCTTCGAACTGAAAACCGGCCGTGTCACCAAACTGGAAGCGCTGATCCGCTGGCAACATCCTCTGCACGGTTTGCTGACCCCGGATCGTTTTATCACCATCGCCGAAAACAACGGCCTGATCGCCGAACTGGACAACTGGGTGCTGCGCCGCGCCTGCAAGGATCTGGGTGAACTGTCACGGCATGGCTGCGAAGAGCTGAAAATCGCCTGGAACTGCTCGCCGCTCAATCTCGCCCGGGAAGAACTGGCCACTGAAATCGAAAGTGCCTTGCGCACTGCCGGTGTCGCGCCGGAACGCCTGGAACTGGAAGTCACCGAGAACGCGTTGATGGGTAACATCGCCAACACCCTGGTGCTGCTGCGGCAGATCCGCGCGCTCGGTGTGTCGCTGTCGATCGACGACTTCGGCACTGGCTACTCGTCGCTGGCTTACCTCAAGCGCCTGCCGCTCAACACCTTGAAGATCGACCGCTCGTTCATCCTCGACATTCCCACGGCAACCGCCGACATGGAGATTGTCCAGGCGATCATCGTCATGGCGCACACCCTGCATTTGCAGGTGGTCACCGAAGGCGTGGAAAGCCTGGAGCAATACGAATTTCTTGAACGCTCGGGCTGCGACTTCATTCAGGGTTACCTGCTCAGCCGCCCGGTACCGCTGGACGAGCTGCGCCCGGTGCTGGAAGAAATCAATCAGCGCAAACATTCACACGCGCTCAATCCGTTGATTCTGGCGCGCGGTACATTTGCACCAGTGTCGCTGGATCCTGCGCCAAAAAGCCCTGCGCCCCATGCAGGCGCATCAATTGTGCGGCCAATCCGCTGA
- a CDS encoding high-affinity branched-chain amino acid ABC transporter permease LivM: MTRNLKQALFSALLVWAVAYPVLGLKLTIVGINLEVHNTSPAVLATIAICSVLMFLRVLFNQQISKAWRSSPGLPLIPAKASNFLTLPTTQRYFIIALILVALVWPFFGSRGAVDIATLILIYVMLGLGLNIVVGLAGLLDLGYVGFYAVGAYSYALLSHYYGLSFWICLPIAGLMAATFGFLLGFPVLRLRGDYLAIVTLGFGEIIRLFLRNLTDITGGPNGISNIEKPTFFGLTFERKAAEGMQTFHEYFGLQYNSINKVIFLYLVALLLALAALFVINRLLRMPIGRAWEALREDEIACRALGLNPTIIKLSAFTLGAAFAGFAGSFFAARQGLVTPESFTFIESAIILAIVVLGGMGSQLGVILAAVVMILLPEMMREFSEYRMLMFGALMVLMMIWRPQGLLPMQRPHMELRK; encoded by the coding sequence ATGACTAGGAATCTTAAACAGGCACTGTTCAGTGCGCTCTTGGTTTGGGCAGTTGCGTATCCTGTGCTCGGACTGAAACTGACCATCGTCGGCATCAACCTGGAAGTGCACAACACCAGCCCGGCCGTACTGGCGACCATCGCCATCTGCTCGGTGCTGATGTTCCTGCGCGTGCTGTTCAATCAGCAGATCAGCAAAGCCTGGCGCTCGTCGCCCGGCCTGCCGCTGATTCCGGCCAAGGCGAGCAACTTCCTCACCCTGCCGACCACTCAGCGCTATTTCATCATTGCGCTGATCCTGGTGGCGCTGGTGTGGCCGTTCTTCGGCTCCCGTGGCGCGGTGGACATCGCGACGTTGATCCTGATCTACGTGATGCTCGGCCTCGGTCTGAACATCGTCGTCGGTCTGGCCGGTCTGCTCGACCTCGGTTACGTCGGTTTCTACGCCGTCGGCGCCTACAGCTACGCGCTGCTGTCGCACTACTACGGCCTGAGCTTCTGGATCTGCCTGCCGATTGCCGGCCTGATGGCGGCGACGTTCGGCTTCCTGCTGGGCTTCCCGGTGCTGCGTTTGCGCGGTGACTATCTGGCGATCGTGACCCTTGGTTTCGGTGAGATCATCCGTCTGTTCCTGCGTAACCTGACCGACATCACCGGCGGTCCGAACGGCATCAGCAACATCGAGAAACCAACGTTCTTCGGTCTGACCTTCGAACGTAAAGCGGCGGAAGGCATGCAAACCTTCCACGAGTATTTCGGCCTGCAATACAACTCGATCAACAAGGTGATTTTCCTCTACCTGGTTGCGCTGTTGCTGGCGCTGGCGGCGCTGTTCGTCATCAACCGTCTGCTGCGCATGCCGATCGGCCGTGCGTGGGAAGCGCTGCGTGAAGATGAAATCGCTTGCCGTGCACTGGGTCTGAATCCGACGATCATCAAGCTCTCCGCGTTCACTCTCGGCGCTGCGTTCGCCGGTTTCGCTGGTAGCTTCTTCGCTGCCCGTCAGGGTTTGGTGACGCCGGAATCGTTCACCTTTATCGAGTCGGCGATCATCCTCGCCATCGTTGTGTTGGGTGGCATGGGCTCGCAGTTGGGCGTGATCCTGGCGGCCGTGGTGATGATCCTGTTGCCGGAAATGATGCGTGAGTTCAGCGAGTACCGCATGTTGATGTTCGGTGCCCTGATGGTGTTGATGATGATCTGGCGTCCACAAGGTCTGCTGCCGATGCAACGCCCACACATGGAGTTGCGAAAATGA
- a CDS encoding NAD(P)-dependent oxidoreductase yields MMSTLPSLGFAGIGLMGLPMCRRLLAAGYPLTVWNRNPAKCAPLVEAGARQVATAAELCEYADVVMLCLADTAVVREVVFGAGGIAEGAKSGQLLVDFSSLEPTATREMAATLAEKTGMAWLDSPVSGGVVGAEAGSLAIMVGGEAADLQRVRAVLLNLGQRVTHMGGIGAGQVTKACNQMIVACNALVIAEVVALAEQAGVDASLIAEALAGGFADSKPLQILAPQMAESRFEPIKWHVRTLLKDLDTAVKFSREQGSATPISGLAAQLMRLHGAQGFLAQDPATLVQMYRAPESTD; encoded by the coding sequence ATGATGTCAACGCTACCTTCGTTGGGGTTCGCCGGAATCGGTCTGATGGGCCTGCCCATGTGCCGGCGTCTGTTGGCAGCGGGTTACCCGCTGACCGTGTGGAACCGCAACCCGGCCAAGTGCGCGCCACTGGTCGAGGCCGGTGCCCGGCAGGTGGCGACCGCTGCTGAATTGTGCGAATACGCCGACGTGGTGATGTTGTGTCTGGCCGATACGGCGGTGGTTCGCGAGGTGGTGTTTGGCGCGGGCGGTATCGCCGAAGGCGCGAAAAGCGGCCAGTTGCTGGTGGATTTTTCCAGCCTTGAACCGACGGCCACTCGCGAAATGGCGGCGACGCTTGCGGAGAAAACCGGCATGGCCTGGCTGGACTCACCGGTGTCCGGCGGCGTGGTCGGTGCCGAGGCGGGCAGTCTGGCGATCATGGTCGGCGGCGAAGCGGCAGATCTTCAGCGTGTACGTGCGGTGCTGCTCAACCTCGGTCAACGCGTCACGCACATGGGCGGCATCGGCGCGGGGCAGGTGACCAAGGCCTGCAACCAGATGATTGTCGCCTGCAACGCGCTGGTGATTGCCGAAGTGGTGGCGCTGGCCGAACAGGCTGGCGTCGATGCCAGCCTGATCGCCGAAGCCCTGGCCGGCGGTTTCGCCGATTCAAAACCGTTGCAGATTCTGGCGCCGCAAATGGCCGAAAGCCGTTTCGAACCGATCAAGTGGCACGTGCGCACCTTGCTCAAGGATCTCGATACGGCAGTGAAGTTTTCCCGCGAACAAGGCTCGGCGACACCGATCAGCGGATTGGCCGCACAATTGATGCGCCTGCATGGGGCGCAGGGCTTTTTGGCGCAGGATCCAGCGACACTGGTGCAAATGTACCGCGCGCCAGAATCAACGGATTGA
- a CDS encoding YkgJ family cysteine cluster protein: MSEVSPCLNCGACCSHFRVSFFWGECASSGGTVPDELVTQISPSRVAMNGTDCKSPRCTALVGEVGSEVKCSIYELRSSPCREFESSWENGEQNVDCDKARARFGLPPLQPDWAQIPFEQIA; the protein is encoded by the coding sequence ATGTCCGAAGTCAGTCCGTGTCTGAATTGCGGTGCCTGCTGTTCCCATTTTCGCGTGTCTTTTTTCTGGGGTGAGTGCGCTTCCTCCGGTGGCACGGTGCCCGATGAACTGGTCACGCAAATCAGCCCCAGTCGGGTGGCGATGAACGGCACCGACTGCAAATCGCCGCGCTGCACGGCGTTGGTCGGCGAAGTCGGCAGCGAGGTGAAGTGCTCGATTTACGAATTGCGCTCCAGCCCCTGCCGCGAATTCGAATCGTCCTGGGAAAACGGCGAACAGAATGTCGACTGCGATAAGGCCCGCGCGCGTTTTGGCTTGCCGCCGCTGCAACCGGACTGGGCGCAAATTCCTTTCGAACAGATCGCTTGA
- a CDS encoding DUF2288 domain-containing protein: protein MNQEPSTLYAKLLGETASITWKELEPFFAKGALLWVDPALDLIAAAEAVASDDGEKVAAWLAEDKVAKLSETRALDLFERDPEMWAVVVRPWILVQERAVASGVAP from the coding sequence ATGAATCAAGAACCTAGCACCCTCTATGCCAAGCTGCTTGGTGAAACCGCATCTATTACCTGGAAAGAGTTGGAGCCGTTCTTCGCCAAGGGTGCCCTATTGTGGGTCGACCCTGCGCTCGATTTGATCGCCGCTGCCGAGGCCGTGGCGTCCGATGATGGCGAGAAAGTGGCTGCCTGGCTGGCCGAAGACAAGGTCGCCAAGCTGTCTGAAACGCGGGCGCTGGATCTTTTCGAGCGCGATCCCGAGATGTGGGCAGTGGTCGTTCGGCCGTGGATTCTGGTCCAGGAAAGGGCGGTTGCTTCAGGTGTTGCACCTTGA
- a CDS encoding spinster family MFS transporter, with amino-acid sequence MQNSTQAANAWRILFLLFLANLFNFFDRTIPAIIIEPIRMEWHLSDFQLGIVGTAFTIVYAIAGLPLGRMADTGSRSKLMGWGLATWSALTAVNGLVGSFWSFLIVRMGIGIGEASYAPAANSLIGDLFPAHRRARAMGIFMLGLPLGLLLAFFTIGWMVKAFDSWRAPFFIAAVPGLLLAIFMFFIKEPKRGAAETVQVSQEKVDKPIRRILAVPTFLWLVMAGLCFNFATYACNSFLVPMLQRYFLMPLQEAAVATGVIVGVTGLVGLTLGGWIADKIHQRVANGRLLFAAFSLIISTLCTAWALHAGRIEIGVFVAVFSIGWLFAYNFYTCVYTAIQDVVEPRLRATAMALFFAGLYLLGGGLGPVVVGGLSDHFAHTAMAAAGAEQMTEAFKAVGLHDAMYLIPVALFLTMVFLFLAARCFVRDAQRMKEGLVAVVEPEVAAATA; translated from the coding sequence ATGCAGAACTCGACCCAAGCGGCGAATGCCTGGCGCATTCTGTTCCTGCTGTTCCTCGCCAACCTGTTCAACTTCTTCGACCGCACCATTCCGGCGATCATCATCGAGCCGATCCGCATGGAGTGGCACCTCAGTGACTTTCAACTGGGCATCGTCGGTACCGCATTCACGATTGTTTACGCGATTGCCGGGCTGCCGCTGGGGCGCATGGCCGACACCGGTTCGCGCAGCAAGCTGATGGGCTGGGGCCTGGCGACGTGGAGTGCACTGACGGCGGTCAACGGCCTGGTCGGCAGTTTCTGGAGTTTCCTGATCGTGCGCATGGGCATCGGCATCGGCGAGGCCAGTTATGCACCGGCGGCCAACTCGCTGATTGGCGATCTGTTTCCGGCGCATCGTCGGGCGCGGGCCATGGGCATTTTCATGTTGGGCTTGCCGCTGGGCCTGTTGCTGGCTTTCTTCACCATCGGCTGGATGGTCAAGGCGTTCGACAGTTGGCGCGCGCCGTTCTTTATTGCGGCGGTGCCGGGGCTGCTTCTGGCGATTTTCATGTTCTTTATCAAAGAGCCAAAGCGCGGCGCAGCGGAAACCGTGCAGGTCTCGCAAGAGAAGGTCGACAAGCCGATCCGGCGGATTCTCGCGGTGCCGACCTTTCTCTGGCTGGTGATGGCCGGGTTGTGCTTCAACTTCGCGACGTATGCCTGCAACTCGTTTCTGGTGCCGATGCTGCAGCGTTATTTCCTCATGCCGTTGCAGGAAGCAGCGGTGGCGACCGGGGTAATTGTTGGTGTGACCGGGCTGGTCGGGTTGACGCTGGGTGGCTGGATTGCTGACAAGATTCACCAGCGTGTGGCCAATGGTCGGTTGTTGTTCGCCGCGTTCAGTCTGATTATTTCGACGTTGTGCACGGCGTGGGCGCTGCATGCCGGCCGTATCGAGATTGGTGTGTTTGTCGCGGTGTTCAGTATTGGTTGGCTGTTTGCCTACAACTTCTACACCTGTGTTTACACGGCGATTCAGGATGTGGTCGAACCACGTTTGCGGGCGACGGCGATGGCGTTGTTCTTTGCCGGGTTGTATCTGTTGGGCGGTGGTTTGGGGCCGGTGGTGGTCGGTGGCTTGTCCGATCACTTTGCGCATACCGCGATGGCGGCGGCGGGGGCTGAGCAGATGACCGAGGCGTTCAAGGCAGTCGGGCTGCATGATGCGATGTACCTGATTCCGGTGGCGCTGTTTCTGACGATGGTCTTTCTGTTTCTGGCGGCGCGGTGTTTTGTGCGCGATGCGCAGCGGATGAAGGAGGGGTTGGTTGCTGTGGTTGAGCCAGAGGTCGCAGCGGCGACGGCATGA
- the livH gene encoding high-affinity branched-chain amino acid ABC transporter permease LivH, whose translation MPDIYHFFQQLVNGLNVGSMYALIAIGYTMVYGIIGMINFAHGEVYMIGSYVAFIAIAGLTMMGLDSVPLLMTAAFIASIVVTSSYGYSIERIAYRPLRGSNRLIPLISAIGMSIFLQNTVLLAQDSKDKAIPNLIPGNIAFGPGGAQEVLISYMQIVVFVVTLIAMLGLTLFISRSRLGRACRACAEDIKMANLLGINTNNIIALTFVIGAALAAVAAVLLSMQYGVINPNAGFLVGLKAFTAAVLGGIGSIPGAMLGGLVLGVAEAFGADIFGDQYKDVVAFGLLVLVLLFRPTGILGRPEVEKV comes from the coding sequence ATGCCTGACATCTATCACTTCTTCCAACAGCTGGTTAACGGCCTGAACGTTGGCAGCATGTATGCCCTGATCGCCATCGGCTACACGATGGTTTACGGCATCATTGGAATGATCAACTTCGCCCACGGCGAGGTGTACATGATCGGCTCCTACGTGGCGTTCATCGCCATCGCCGGGCTGACCATGATGGGACTCGACAGTGTCCCGCTGTTAATGACGGCGGCGTTCATCGCAAGCATCGTCGTGACCAGCTCCTACGGTTACAGCATCGAACGAATTGCCTACCGCCCCCTGCGCGGCAGCAACCGTCTGATCCCGCTGATTTCCGCGATCGGTATGTCGATCTTCCTGCAGAACACGGTTCTGCTGGCGCAAGACTCCAAGGACAAAGCTATCCCCAACCTGATTCCGGGCAACATTGCCTTCGGTCCAGGTGGCGCACAAGAAGTGCTGATTTCCTACATGCAAATCGTGGTGTTCGTGGTGACCCTGATCGCCATGCTCGGCCTGACGCTGTTCATCTCCCGCTCTCGCCTGGGTCGCGCCTGCCGCGCCTGCGCCGAAGACATCAAGATGGCCAACCTGCTCGGCATCAACACCAACAACATCATCGCCCTGACCTTCGTCATTGGTGCCGCGCTGGCAGCCGTTGCGGCTGTGCTGCTGAGCATGCAATACGGGGTGATCAACCCGAACGCCGGTTTCCTCGTCGGCCTCAAAGCCTTCACCGCCGCAGTATTGGGCGGGATTGGCAGCATCCCCGGCGCCATGCTCGGCGGGCTGGTGCTTGGGGTGGCGGAAGCCTTTGGTGCCGATATCTTCGGCGACCAGTACAAGGATGTCGTGGCTTTCGGCTTGTTGGTTCTGGTGCTGTTGTTCCGTCCGACCGGCATTCTGGGCCGTCCGGAGGTTGAGAAAGTATGA